TTATAAACCAACTCCGTACCTTTTTTGTATACAACTGGTGTATGGTGGTATTCAGGTCCCCTTTCCAACACTCTTTTCGATTGTAACGCCCTTGTTTTACTCCTTGTAATTGCGGGGTGCTTAAAACTCCCTCAGAAAAGACCTTCAATCTAGGACACCTTTCAACAACTACTTCTTCCAAACAAGGGAAGTTGAAGGTGTAACTCCCTGGACAAAAGCTTGTGAGCCTTTGTAGATCGCTTATTTCTAAACATTTCAATTTTCTGACAACTATTGTCTGATGGTAGTCTCCCTCATTTGTCACTATTTCTGTCATTTCAGTGCAGTCGCTGACCTTCATTGTTGTTAATTGCACCAGATTCTCAACTATTAAGGGTGTAAGTAAGTTTGTCATCATTTTGCAATATGACACCTCCAAAGTTGTGAGATTTTGGAAAGATAATGACGAGGCTCCAATATTTTTCAAATCATCACAATGCGAAATTGTGAGTGTTTGGAGATTAGAGAGAATATGACCAAGTTCCGAGTCTTTTCTCCATATATGCTTAAGATTTTTGGAAGAATGCAATTTCAGATTTTTTATTGGTGAGAGAGTCCCAACAGCTCCCTTACAAGGGACTACATGTTTGAAATCAAAATTACTAAACTTCAGCCTTTCCAAATTGTAGAATCTTCGGACGAGAGGAAATATATAAGAAGATCCACTATGGAAGCCACCACCCACTTCAAAAACCTTAACGCGAGGGAACAAATCCGGTGGCAATTGATCCATAGCACTAAAATTTCGTAACTCAAGTTTCTCTAAATTGGGAATGACCTAGGAAACCAATTAAACATTAACAAATGAAGCTCAATGTTGATGTACATGCTTAAATAAAAACCAATGTACAGAATACCTTATGAATGAAaactgataataataataataataaaacacaaGTAGAAAGCGGAATGAAGAACAGAAAGTTTTACTTAATTGCCTACAAAACAATAACCTTTGAAAATCTTTAAATCAACATTTTTCATCTACTTCAACTCAATTTGAGTAAAAAATAAGTGAAATCTAATATATTTAGAATAATGTACATGATAGCTGAATCAAATATTGcttgaatataaaataatataaatataaatataatttgagACGTGATATTCGATATTTGAGAAAGTCTTATTTGAGTACTTTCAAAAAGTTTTAGAATTTTGAGCACTTTGAAAGGTTTGGCTTTCATTAAAACATTTTGTAAATGTTAGACTCTTATATGAgcattttcttttatcttttcaCAAAAATAAAAGGTAAACTACAGCTATGGTCACTCTAAATAAGATAACTGTGTGAATTTGTCACTGTTGTTAACCGACATGACACATTTAGTCCATTGAGTGAGTGGCAAGTGACTTTTTTATTAACTAAAGTTTAAGTGGTAAAAGTTTTGGAGTAATTATAAAAGGATGTCTTTAAACTTAGTCAAAAGTCAATAAAAAATTCACTTGTTAGTCACGCAATGTGCTAATGTGTCACATAGCAATCcattaaaagaaaacaaaaattttaacagtGGTAATTAACTCACACAATTATCTTATTTAGAGTggctaaattaagaaaaaaattaaaatttaaagtttgaaatggtattattctattttaaaaatatatcgtctcacatttttaaatttaaatttaattttttaaaatgtgtttcataattatattaacattttatttaatataaaaattataacaaaaagTGTTagaatataataagtaaatagatAAAGACTATAATAAGTAAATAGATAACTATTTATatcacataaaaaataaaaatttaacgtttatttaaagataatataaaatattatcataataatattaattataattttaaaaattaatatttatataatttcatAATTCCAATGATGACCCTAAACCAGTAAATccttaaatataagtattagatAGATATCTCTAAAGAAATGCCTATCAAAGCAATGTAAGATTCAGTTAATTAAATTGCATTATTATGCATATAACAACATAACAAGCATGTGATCATATACGTACGTACCTCCTTAACCAACAATACTGCCTCCCCATTTCCCTTCGTTTCCTGGATTCTAACATCTTCTAAACCCACTATCATTAGCAAAGCAGAACAATCTGTGGTCAATTTTTTCAACATTGGCCACACAATTGTATGTTGCCCTTTATAGAAACATTTGAGCTTTTCTAAGTGTTCAACCGTAAGGAAGACACTTTGGGAAACTCAAAACTCACAGGCTGCTCCTCTAAACCTTCCCTTCCAATACAATCTCCTCCACCCCACTCCATCTTATCCATAAATGTTCAAGTTGCGGAAGATGTTTGGCTATTGACGCTGGAAATAGATTTTTCAGACTCTCACACCTTGAAACACTGAATACTCGTAGATTTCGAAAAGAATTTGGTGGTAGCTCATTATGAAATATCATCTTCGTATTCCTCAACCCGGAGATTGTCATCCTTTCCAAGCTTGGAATTGAAACCTattcatatatataattcatgCCCATAAGAAAGTTAGCTCATGTAATGCAGGACGAATCAACTAAATCATATAAGAGTGTAAGactaatgaaataaataattaacctTCTCGTTGAAGAGAGCATGCATGCCGGGCTCAATACTGCTTTCACTAATGAATTCTTTTAATTTCGGGCAATCCACAATCTTTAGCTCTTTCAACAAAGGGAATTCGATATTATAATTTCCTGAGCAGAAGAAGATGAGGTTTCGAAGGAAATCTATATGCAGAAAGTTTAATCGGGGGAAACAAATCACATTACtcgtttcttcttcttcttctatttcctCTGTAAATATTATCTCCCTTAAGGACTCACAACCCACTATCTCAAAGCAGTGGAGCTGCACCAGATTCCTGGCGACAGAGGGCGATAACAGATGCTCCAACTTGCCGCATCCAGTGATAATCAACCTCCTCAAATTCGAACTCCAATGATATGTCTGCTTGTGCCATATTATATTGTTGTTAATGGAATGATGGAAAACAGGTTGCATACATTTACAAACAATTCTTTTCTTCTAAAAATCAAAATGGAAGGGAAACGAAAAGATAGTACGTAACATAATTTGGAAATATGATTTTCGATTTTAAAGAATTTTAGTTCGAATTGTGAATTCCAattacattttcataattttgtgtATTGAATTGATTTTGGACTTTCAATCAGTttggattaaaatttaaattttgggttTGAAATTTATTTTGTAGCCTTAAAACCATtggataattatttattttattattagaaaTGTAAGGTTAGTGGATCAAATcattatctaataattataacTTTTTGACGATGTCACTAAATAGTTGCAGTATAAAAAAGTTGTATAAGAGTATATGAATCATGTCAAACAAATACCTGCTTAATGAAAAGTGGTAGGGGCTCAAAACTCGTGGAACACCTTTCCTCTTGACAGCAAAGCTAATAAGTTGCGGCAAACGCTCAAGTGTTATGAAACGTAATTCAGAAAACTCAATGTTGTTCATTGTGATATATTGCACCTGGATACCATTTTTGACATGAAGACTCTGTAAATGTGGAAAATCGTTCCCTTTATTTAACTCTGCAAGTACATTCTTGATGCCTTTAAGTCCTTTTAGGTCTAGGTACAAATATTCAGCCTTTCCCAGCAACATTTTCACCCCATTATCCAAACAAATGTTTGTATATAACTGGAGCGTCAATGTCCTTGAACATTCATGTCTTCGGAGCCACTTGGATATAGGATGATCACCTACAATAATCCTGTATCTGTTCAATGTCTCAATGAATCGATGCTTTGGAATCATTTGGATATCAGAAATACGAACATATAAAGTAGTTAGACGAGACAAATTGTTTAATTCATCAAGGCTTGCATTTCTCCTCTCGTTGTCAACTACTCCATTTTCCCATTCAACAAAGCTTCCCTCCATATATAATTCTTCTAATTTAGACAAACTTGATAAAACATTTGGTGggatgattttgagttttcacaCCAACTCAAATCTAACAACCTTAACCGAGTCAATTGTGCTATCTCCTTGGGTAGTTCTTTGATCCTTGAGAAAGCAAGGTCAAGGATTTCTAAACTTTTGAGCTCTCCAATGATGGTTATGTCTTCAACTAGACATCCTCTTAGACACAACATGCGAAGGTCTATGAGGTGATTAATTGATTCAGGTAGATAGGAATATGAAGGTAAATCCAAGACTTTGAGGCTTTCAATTCCTCTGAAAAAGTCGGGAGGAATTACCACTGAATCATCATGGGCCATATGGAAAAAGGAAAGACCTGAATACTCTATCTCCTTAGGAAGCTCTACTATAATTTGAGGACAAGGTAAGCTTATCGCTCTCAAGCTGTTCATTTTCGCCTTATCGGACCACTCCTTTGGAATATGATCTCTCAAAACAAGCATATGGTAGTCCCTCGATGCAATAGCTAAAGCAGCATCCGAAACAACATCATGGATATCAAAGTGCTCATCATCATAACTATCAAGCAACAAGGAAGACGCTTTGAGATTAGCCACAACAGTCAATACTTCATTTCTAGCTTCTTCCATAGTGTTGACACCACCAAATAAACCCAAACCCACAATATATCTCATCAACTTTTCAACCAGACCATTATGGCCTATTACACAGCAAAGCAAGAAAGTCAGCTTAACTTCCTCACTTTCTAAATAATTAAAACTCCACTCAATAGCTGAATATGCTGCAGCTATCCCCGTGAAGTTGCTTGATGAAGGCCTCTCTAGTTCTCGTAAAGCATTCTTCCACTCAAACAATCTTTTGTTTCTCAAAGCCCCTGCAACTGTCGCAATGGCTATGGGCAACCCTGCACATTTTTTGGCTACCTCCATAGCTGCAGGCTTCAAATCACAACTTTCAACACAGTCGCCAGCCTTCTTCTTGAACAGGTCCCAGGCCTCGTTTTCATTTAAAAACCCAACAGAAAAATATTTCTGAGCATCCATCCCATTTGATAAAACATTTAGCTCCCTAGAAGTTAGCAGCAACTTGCATCCCTTGTGCTCATCTCCCAAAGGGATCCCAACTTCCTCAATATCAACCTTTGCCCAAATGTCATCCAAGACGACCAGAACCCTCTTCTCTTTCTTCAATCTTTCTTGTAGTCGAAGTGCCTTTACATCGGTACTCTGTTCCTCAAATTTCAAGCCCAATAACTCTGAAATTCTGTTCTGAATTTTCTCAATATCAATGGCTTGAGTTACTGTTGCTATGACAaccgaatcaaataaattgccctTGACCTTTCTAGCGATTTCTTTTACTAGCGTTGTTTTTCCAATGCCGCCCATACCGTGCACCCCAATAACGCTGACGCTATCATCTTTCAGTGCCTCCATTATTTCATTCAAAACCAACGTTCTTGACTCAAAATCCTCGTACCCTTTAAATGGTGTGACAGTGATACCTTGCAGAGGCACAGGATAAGAAACCTCGTCAAACTTGCCCTGTTCAAGTAGCTCGGCAACAGCCTTCGCCTCCTCTGGAGCATTCAGGCTAAGCTTGTAACGAGTCCAGAAATCAGGACACAAACCAACGAAAcactttttctttgcttttcttcatcTTGCGTCACTTTCTCTACTTGTTCAAGGATCTTTGTGTCGACTGCAGACAACCATTTGTCAACATCGCCTTCGATCTCTTTGCCGTTTCGTAAAGCTGCATCAACAGAATGCTGCACTCTGTCCCTTGCAACTTTCAGCTTCTCAGCTTGGTGCTTGAGGGTCTCAACATTTTGCTGATGATTGGAAAGGTATTTGACATGGTTTATGATAGGAGAAATCGTATACTCTGCAGATTTAGCGACAATAGAGCTAACGATGGCAACAACAAAGTCCATTGAGAGAGCAAAGAGCAAGTAAACTGAAAAACCACAGCCACAACAGAAATCAAAACAAAAGCAGAAGAAAAAGGTACAAGTAAAAATGAGCAGAAAGTAAAGCTTCTGTAACAAACAAGACAGAACAAATGAAAGCAGATGGCGTACCTTTGCAAAATATATAAGAGAAGGATTGAGCGATGAGTTTTGAACGATGGAAATAATAATTTGCCTTAACGGAGTAAAGCGAGTAGTAATTTGAGAAAACGTAAGTCAATGTAAAAGTAAGCAAGTTTCAATTGCATTGTATGTTCAAAAAATATGTATTACTTTCGAGAATACAACTCAAAAGTGAAGAAGACAACAGACATGATGACCCACCACGCGGATGCTTTTTCATTTATTGCCATTTTTATTTGTATACTAATTATTGGACTTAGGTAGcattaaatagtgggtaaattcCACAATTGGTCATTTAGGAACTGCAGTCAAAaactattttcattttttaaaaattattctcTCTTTAGTCATGTGGCATTAattcaatattattatatattcatTAGTCActgaattttaataaattttcattttgggttttaaattaatttttttcaaaaataccttCCTTTTACAAGGAATTGAATTATTCAATTACAAATAAAAACTTAAGTTTTTCCTCCAACTTCATTCCCTATAAAACCCTAGGTAATTCATTGGAAAAATCAAGTTTTATCTTGTTAatgaatataaattaaaattaactttaaaaaaaggagaaaaggaaataacaagataaaatattttgtaaaaccCAAGTTTTCCCTATAAAAATCGAGGTAATTCTATGTAAAAAACTAGGTTTCTCCATTTTatgggaaaaattaaaattaattctagAAAATGAAAAACTTAATtgaaactaaaaaataaaatgacTCTTCTGTAAAGATCAAAGTTTTTCTATAAAACTCAATTAATCCCTGTAAA
The Gossypium arboreum isolate Shixiya-1 chromosome 10, ASM2569848v2, whole genome shotgun sequence genome window above contains:
- the LOC128282231 gene encoding probable disease resistance protein At4g27220 encodes the protein MKKHPRGGSSCLLSSSLLSCILEIYLLFALSMDFVVAIVSSIVAKSAEYTISPIINHVKYLSNHQQNVETLKHQAEKLKVARDRVQHSVDAALRNGKEIEGDVDKWLSAVDTKILEQLSLNAPEEAKAVAELLEQGKFDEVSYPVPLQGITVTPFKGYEDFESRTLVLNEIMEALKDDSVSVIGVHGMGGIGKTTLVKEIARKVKGNLFDSVVIATVTQAIDIEKIQNRISELLGLKFEEQSTDVKALRLQERLKKEKRVLVVLDDIWAKVDIEEVGIPLGDEHKGCKLLLTSRELNVLSNGMDAQKYFSVGFLNENEAWDLFKKKAGDCVESCDLKPAAMEVAKKCAGLPIAIATVAGALRNKRLFEWKNALRELERPSSSNFTGIAAAYSAIEWSFNYLESEEVKLTFLLCCVIGHNGLVEKLMRYIVGLGLFGGVNTMEEARNEVLTVVANLKASSLLLDSYDDEHFDIHDVVSDAALAIASRDYHMLVLRDHIPKEWSDKAKMNSLRAISLPCPQIIVELPKEIEYSGLSFFHMAHDDSVVIPPDFFRGIESLKVLDLPSYSYLPESINHLIDLRMLCLRGCLVEDITIIGELKSLEILDLAFSRIKELPKEIAQLTRLRLLDLSWCENSKSSHQMFYQVCLN